A segment of the Manis javanica isolate MJ-LG chromosome 17, MJ_LKY, whole genome shotgun sequence genome:
GGTGAGGCACGAAGCGGGGTCCTAGGGCCTCAGTCTGCTCGGATCCCACGCTCTACCCAGTGAGCCTCTTGGGGACCCCAAACTACAGTCCCCACAAGTCTAGGAGAGCACAGATCTTCATTTGGAAGAACTGAGCCTCTCATCAGGCCTGGGGAGGGTGTGAGGCCACAAGACCCAGTATGCAATTCTCAGTAGGACTCGGGGACCCCTCATGATGGCCCTCCAGTCCCTGGGGGAGCCTGCCACAAGTCCCTTCTCCCCTTCCACACCCCCAGGGATTCTGGGAATCACAGCGCCTGGAACAGCTCACCTGGGCCCCTTTTCAGGCCCAGCTGGTAGGGTTGGGGAGACAGCAAGGCCAAAGGTGTCATAGCTCAGACTCTCAGAAAGGTACATCATCCGGTCAGGGGTCCCTGAAGGCCGCAGGTACTCATACAGACCCTGCAAGAGGGACAGTGTCAAGTGGATGCAAGCTGGGCACAAGGTGGATGAAGGGGTGGTGATGGAGGCAGGGTGCACTCACATCCGGGCCCCCGTGCCAGGAAGACCCACTTTCCTTGCAGCCTCCTGTGGGCACTGCGGGGTCTCTGAGGCCATGGGCATTGATCCAGACTGTGCCCATCTGGAGCCTGCCGGGGGAAAGGCAGACATtgtagagaaaaacagaaagttgTAGGGGTGGTAAGTCAGGTTGGGGTGGGAGACCCAGAGACAGGGAGACCTCAAGGCTGAGAGAAAGAGCAGAGGCATGGGCCACCCCAAGTCTGCCTCTCGCACCCCAGTGGGTGCCGACTGACCCGTAGGCCAGCTCCAGGGCCTGCCCCAATCTTTCACTCCACACACTGGCACTGCCTCCTCGCGGTGTCCCGTTGGCCATGGTCAGTGCCTCCGTGGCTGTGCGGAATGGGGAGGCCACAACCAGAGGCCACGGTACCTGTAGGGGGGTGACAAGGGAGCTCAGGAGGCCTGGCTGGCCCCACCTTCCATTACCACCTCTACTGGGGATCAGGTTACAGCAGCCAGGGCCCCCAGACCAGGCCAGATCGTCACCGCAGAGGCTCTTGAGGTGTACGGCTGCTGTCCATGTCTGGTGGAGGGTGGGCGGAGGCGCTAGGATCTGCAGGAAGCTAAAGAGCTCACCTCTTCCTGAGAACATGGAGAGGCTGGCGGCAGGTCAGAGACCAAGGTTGGGGGAAAGAATGGGCTGTCTGAGGGCACATCACCAGCCTGGAACACCTGAGGAGAAGTATATTTAGAAGTCTACTCCCAGTGTGCTCCTACCCAAGGACCCCGAGGCCCCGGCCCCCAAGCCCCGGCCTCCCAGACCCAGCAGTTAGGTCTCCAGGTCCCTGCTCCCCGGGCGCCCTGGAGTCTGTGCCCTGGCTCACCTGTGCGCCCTGGCTCTGGGCCTCGAGCACGTAGAGCCGGGCCACGTCATATGCGGCAGCCCCTCGGGCCCCCATGTCCACAGCCCCATCCAGCCCTCGGCCGCCCCGAAGCCGCTCCATCCGTGCCTGCAGCCGCCTCATGGTCTCATCCCACACTGACTCCTGGATGAGTAGCCTGATGCCACCCTGTTAGGAAGAGGGTACCAGGGTGAGCAGACTTGGCGCCCATATTGGAGGTACAGGCACCGACAGAGGGCTGAGATCCAGGGATGTACCTGTGCAGATCAGAGGAGAGTCAGGGAGCAGTGGCTGAAGACCTGGGAGACCCACTGAGGCCTCAAAGTCTCCCAGTCAGGATGTGCAGTGAGAGAAAGTTGGTGATTCAGAGTGAAGACAGAGGTGGGACAACTAGGGACAGTTGGAAGAACGAAGAGAGTCCTAAAGAACAAGAGACATGGGCCCCTGTCTGCACAACCAGTAGAGTTGGACGTGAAGGTTCAGAAACTTGAGGTGGGGAGTCCTGCACACATGATGGTATAGTTTTGGGATGCAAAGAACTGGAAATTAAAATGCACGAGGACATTGGCCCCAAGATCTGCAGACATACATGCTCAGCCTCCAGGACATGGGGAGACATGAGCACATGGATCTCACCGGGCTGCGGTCGGACCAGGCTGCATCCACGACACCCTCCACGGCCGAATCCATGTCTGCCGCTTCCGTCAGCAACAGTAGTGACTCGGCCCCAAGAGCCAGGCCCAGCTCAGCGCCCTTGCCCGCCAGGCTCTGCCGAAGGTCACGTCCTTCCTGAAGGACCCCCACAACGTTCAGCCGAGGGAGCAACCTTCTGGGCCCTCCAGCCATGTCCATCCCCCTCCCAGCCTGGAAGATACCTTGATAGTTCCACAGAAGGCCACCTTCTGGACTCCAGGCAGGAAGGCCAGGACAtgccccagggaggcagggcaactGACCACATTGAGGATTCCTGGGAATGGGGCTAGCTCCCCTGCCAGCTGGGCCAGGAGGAGGGGTGTTGGGGAGGCCGGGGACACGAGGACCACCACAGTGCAGCCTGGGGGGAGGCAGGCAGCTCAAGGACCCAGGGGCCCACACCTccggctgcctcctccctcagcccTAACAGTTCAGCCCCAGCCCCATCAATTACCCACAGCCAGGGCGGGGCAAATCCTCCACATCATCTCAAGGAAGGAGAATGTGGGTGGCAAGATGAGACCAATTACTCCTGCAAGAACAAATACAGGGACTGAGACAGGcactgtggaggcagagaggaggagggggcctGGCTGGACTCCTGCTCCTCACCCATGGGCTCCCAGCCTGCCAGCGCCTCCTCCTGGGTGTGCGCCTGGACTGCATAGTACTGGAGCAACTGCTGGGCCAGGGAGACATCCCTGTCTCGAACCTCTCGAACGGCCCGCCCAGTAACCAGGGACTCCAGCGTCCAGAGCAGCCGCTGGTGCTTCTGGATCACTTTGGCCAGCCTGTGGAGAAAGCAAGGGTCATTTTCCACTGCCCTTAGGCCTGAATCCTGTACCACAGCCCATATAGCTGGACTACAATCTCCGTATCCCTGGGGCATCCCTACCATTTATTTACCACCAAAGATTTATG
Coding sequences within it:
- the ALDH16A1 gene encoding aldehyde dehydrogenase family 16 member A1 isoform X2 yields the protein MRTGENLATCLQGQAEDVMTASVAAKTAFHNWSRLPGASRAQYLTRLAKVIQKHQRLLWTLESLVTGRAVREVRDRDVSLAQQLLQYYAVQAHTQEEALAGWEPMGVIGLILPPTFSFLEMMWRICPALAVGCTVVVLVSPASPTPLLLAQLAGELAPFPGILNVVSCPASLGHVLAFLPGVQKVAFCGTIKEGRDLRQSLAGKGAELGLALGAESLLLLTEAADMDSAVEGVVDAAWSDRSPGGIRLLIQESVWDETMRRLQARMERLRGGRGLDGAVDMGARGAAAYDVARLYVLEAQSQGAQVFQAGDVPSDSPFFPPTLVSDLPPASPCSQEEVPWPLVVASPFRTATEALTMANGTPRGGSASVWSERLGQALELAYGLQMGTVWINAHGLRDPAVPTGGCKESGSSWHGGPDGLYEYLRPSGTPDRMMYLSESLSYDTFGLAVSPTLPAGPEKGPSPALPYGIFVGGRFQAPGARSSRPVRDSQGDLYGYVAEGGAKDIRGAVEAAHQAAPGWVSQSPGARAALLWAVAAALEHRESTMASRLERLGVPLKAAKAEVELSVRRLRAWGARAQAQGHTLQVAELRGPVLRLREPLGVLAIVCPDEWPLLAFVSLLAPALAYGNSVVLVPSRACPIPALEVCQEMATLLPAGLVNVVTGDRDHLTRCLALHQDIQAMWYFGSAQGSQFVEWASAGNLKPVWVSRGCPRAWDQEAEGAGPELGLRAARTKALWLPMGD
- the ALDH16A1 gene encoding aldehyde dehydrogenase family 16 member A1 isoform X1, whose protein sequence is MATARTGRSAPEIFATMEYGPAPESHACALAWLDTQDRQLGHYVNGKWLKPEHRNSVVCQDPITGENLATCLQGQAEDVMTASVAAKTAFHNWSRLPGASRAQYLTRLAKVIQKHQRLLWTLESLVTGRAVREVRDRDVSLAQQLLQYYAVQAHTQEEALAGWEPMGVIGLILPPTFSFLEMMWRICPALAVGCTVVVLVSPASPTPLLLAQLAGELAPFPGILNVVSCPASLGHVLAFLPGVQKVAFCGTIKEGRDLRQSLAGKGAELGLALGAESLLLLTEAADMDSAVEGVVDAAWSDRSPGGIRLLIQESVWDETMRRLQARMERLRGGRGLDGAVDMGARGAAAYDVARLYVLEAQSQGAQVFQAGDVPSDSPFFPPTLVSDLPPASPCSQEEVPWPLVVASPFRTATEALTMANGTPRGGSASVWSERLGQALELAYGLQMGTVWINAHGLRDPAVPTGGCKESGSSWHGGPDGLYEYLRPSGTPDRMMYLSESLSYDTFGLAVSPTLPAGPEKGPSPALPYGIFVGGRFQAPGARSSRPVRDSQGDLYGYVAEGGAKDIRGAVEAAHQAAPGWVSQSPGARAALLWAVAAALEHRESTMASRLERLGVPLKAAKAEVELSVRRLRAWGARAQAQGHTLQVAELRGPVLRLREPLGVLAIVCPDEWPLLAFVSLLAPALAYGNSVVLVPSRACPIPALEVCQEMATLLPAGLVNVVTGDRDHLTRCLALHQDIQAMWYFGSAQGSQFVEWASAGNLKPVWVSRGCPRAWDQEAEGAGPELGLRAARTKALWLPMGD